The Kineothrix sp. IPX-CK genomic interval CACTTCCATCTCTTCGTCCGCCAGATTGAACAGTGCTGCAAACCGTTCCTTTGTATGGGCATTATATGCGGTCCATACTGCTTTCATTTCATCACGTGCAAGCTGATGCGGACGGCAATCCGGCGTGAGCATGGAAAGAACATCCTTGTTCGTGAGCAATGAAAGCGTCCAGTCGTCCATTTTCGTCATCTCCGCCCCGAGCATCAACGGAGAACCGAAGATGCACCAGAGCGTCATCATGGTACGCTGCTCTTCTTTGGTAAAATTAGTCCGGCGCTCCTCTCCGAAGCCTTTTCCCAGCCAGCCTAAAGGCAGCATATCGCAGTCCGGATAACATCCTCCGGACACCTGATTTTCCCACAATTCACACCGGTGGAACATATCCTTAAGCAAATCCCAGTTATCCCAGAAGTCATCGGTAATGCGCCACATATTTGCATGCTTCTCATAGTGCCATGCCTTATCGATCAGTGCCGGGCCCGGAGATAAAGACAAAACGACCTGATGTCCGCAGCGTTCTATCGCTTTTGAAAGCATCTCGATCTCATGGCGTGCGGAATACTGGTTGGCCGTATACATGTTGGTGTTACATATATCGTCACATTTGATAAAATCCACACCCCATGAAGCATAAAGCTCCAGCAGTGAATCGTAATAGGTCTGCCCAGCTTCTGTATTGCGCACTCCGTACATATCCGGATTCCAGCCGCAGATGGATGACGGGTCCGCAACCATATCCGCCGTCAGATCCGTACCGAGGAGCTTGCTGTGGGCATGAGCCGCAGTACGGGGAATCCCTCGCATAATATGAATACCGAATTTCAGTCCCAGACTATGTATATAATCCGCCAGAGGCTTGAAGCCCGCGCCGCCTGCAGAGGACGGGAACCGCTCCGGGTCAGGCTGCAATCTTGAATACTCGTCTATCTTGGGAGCGGCGAACGGAATATACTGAAACC includes:
- a CDS encoding glycoside hydrolase family 27 protein → MNKNNFAALPPMGWNSYDYYDTTVNEEQVKANADYMAAHMKEYGWEYIVIDIEWYSHKPGSMRDRFQYIPFAAPKIDEYSRLQPDPERFPSSAGGAGFKPLADYIHSLGLKFGIHIMRGIPRTAAHAHSKLLGTDLTADMVADPSSICGWNPDMYGVRNTEAGQTYYDSLLELYASWGVDFIKCDDICNTNMYTANQYSARHEIEMLSKAIERCGHQVVLSLSPGPALIDKAWHYEKHANMWRITDDFWDNWDLLKDMFHRCELWENQVSGGCYPDCDMLPLGWLGKGFGEERRTNFTKEEQRTMMTLWCIFGSPLMLGAEMTKMDDWTLSLLTNKDVLSMLTPDCRPHQLARDEMKAVWTAYNAHTKERFAALFNLADEEMEVSVALKDIDETFSADTSLFELWTQVRTKSSKGRISCILPAHGSSVYRLE